From Amyelois transitella isolate CPQ chromosome 4, ilAmyTran1.1, whole genome shotgun sequence, one genomic window encodes:
- the LOC106138695 gene encoding serine/threonine-protein kinase mig-15 isoform X2 codes for MAHQLAPSVNCSLDDIDLSALKDPAGIFELIEVVGNGTYGQVYKGRHTKTGQLAAIKVMDVTQDEEEEIKLEINVLKKYSNHRNIATYYGAFIKKSPPGKDDQLWLVMEYCGAGSVTDLVKSTKGQSLKEEWISYICREILRGLSYLHTNKVIHRDIKGQNVLLTDNAEVKLVDFGVSAQLDRTIGRRNTFIGTPYWMAPEVIACDENPDATYDNRSDLWSLGITALEMAESQPPLCDLHPMRALFLIPRNAPPRLKAKKWTKKFHSFIETVLVKDYHQRPYTEQLLKHPFIRDQPTERQVRIQLKDHIDRCKKRKQDNSVREDYKYSGSEGEEEENAVAGEPSSIVHNAAAHQGGDTLRRNFQQIQECRAPADAQPQPPPKRNSKREEREEIPEPGPPARPSIPQRLIVVPDPQVQQPNRYRPLPPTPKSSGSSNSSGSNNGTPPASGPQPPQRGSHMFKPMLPPRKPEDLDKLAAQLNELGAVSGNDPPNRPPRAPTNGQGPPVERNAPEPTFDDTDSDSDAEESGGRVRNDGTLLASDPPKPLPGLGAVSEHGGAPGAAPTRPLPPTPDDDDAHADRTLVMKRRENSENDKRQSDVDEAVLLKDWDFARFFPSKNNEGKEEKRDKTKEAEQKRTQIQNQSRLEMEEAWAKYKAIATPPSRHKQLFQKPSEKSTQDKLSDILKYKKEQDAGLNSPNRFFRGFRRENSDFFPLPSTRHSAIFFPKHDNQIGPSKQLRSSGFFNNSRKQSAKPAAGEPVLTDFIKMSDSLKMTARGDVKKNEKKVSDKKINDKKTAPTSSIEALKSVAALIRQDSEQSNGPSRQSSVNSDSPATSICFTSGASFEKAGTPDLTANTLENNIQMAASADAAIMMRPRREKTESDIVFRRNSLYTRHTELMSSGQEAVLAQDQGRSSGANDGSGARTSSVLPDLLSQAGQPTTPPRHDKSTSEEYRQAIAGGTPLPHHHHPLPSSVQSTPSKSFVASVASPQSLQHSPSNSSVGSQQFLPLQQKQRSFLAFGFGAGTTGSSGTGGSGNASRRESHVNVNVTPSGHDLSSDTPEIRKYKKRFNSEILCAALWGVNLLIGTENGLMLLDRSGQGKVYQLISRRRFQQMEVLEGQNILVTVSGKKNRVRVYYLSWLKSKILRTDGLSDQAERRNGWINVGELQGAVHFRIVKYERIKFLVIALKDSIEIYAWAPKPYHKFMAFKNFGVLQHRPLLVDLTIEEGTRLKVIYGSADGFHAIDLDTTAVYDIYIPKHNQGPIIPHCIVPLPNSNGVQLLLCYDNEGVYVNTNGRVSKNIVLQWGEMPTSVAYIGTGQIMGWGNKAIEIRSVESGHLDGVFMHKKAQRLKFLCERNDKVFFSSAKGGSSCQIYFMTLNKPGMANW; via the exons ATGGCGCATCAGCTAGCACCGTCTGTAAATTGTTCACTAGACGACATTGACCTCAGCGCTCTAAAG GATCCTGCTGGAATATTTGAACTGATAGAAGTAGTAGGAAATGGAACATATGGACAAGTTTACAAG GGTCGTCACACAAAAACAGGCCAGCTTGCGGCAATTAAGGTTATGGATGTCACACAAGATGAAGAGGAAGAGATCAAACTTGAAATAAATGTCCTGAAGAAGTACTCTAATCATCGTAATATTGCCACATATTATGGTGCATTTATTAAGAAGAGTCCGCCTGGAAAAGACGATCAACTCTGGTTGGTCATGGAATATTGTGGGGCTG gatCCGTAACTGATTTGGTTAAATCAACAAAGGGTCAGTCATTGAAAGAAGAATGGATATCATACATATGCAGAGAAATACTAAGGGGCCTCAGTTATTTACACACCAACAAAGTTATACACAGAGATATTAAAGGGCAAAATGTGTTGCTCACAGATAATGCTGAAGTTAAACTTG TGGACTTTGGTGTTTCGGCACAACTGGATAGAACCATTGGAAGGAGAAACACATTTATAGGTACCCCATACTGGATGGCACCTGAAGTGATAGCTTGTGATGAAAACCCCGATGCGACTTATGACAATAGATCTGACCTGTGGTCGCTGGGCATCACTGCACTTGAAATGGCCGAGAGTCAACCTCCTCTCTGTGATCTTCACCCCATGAGAGCACTCTTTCTCATTCCCag AAATGCACCGCCTCGTTTAAAGGCAAAGAAGTGGACTAAAAAATTCCACAGTTTCATTGAAACAGTTCTTGTAAAAGACTATCACCAACGTCCGTACACTGAACAGTTGCTGAAACATCCATTCATaag AGATCAGCCTACAGAACGCCAAGTGAGAATTCAGCTAAAGGATCATATAGACAGGTGTAAGAAGAGAAAGCAGGACAATTCAGTTCGAGAAGACTACAAGTATTCTGGATCTGAGGGAGAAGAAGAGGAGAATGCAGTGGCCGGAGAACCATCGTCTATCGTACACAACGCGGCCGCGCACCAGGGCGGGGACACGCTCCGTCGAAACTTCCAACAAATACAGGAATGCAG AGCTCCAGCCGATGCTCAGCCGCAGCCACCACCGAAACGAAACAGTAAACGTGAGGAGCGTGAAGAAATACCAG AACCTGGCCCGCCAGCAAGGCCATCGATACCACAAAGACTGATTGTTGTACCGGACCCACAGGTGCAACAGCCTAATAGATACag ACCCCTGCCTCCGACGCCCAAGTCATCGGGCTCTTCCAACAGCTCGGGCTCAAACAACGGCACGCCCCCAGCCAGCGGGCCACAGCCCCCGCAACGTGGATCTCATATGTTCAAACCAATG CTTCCACCACGAAAGCCAGAG GATTTGGATAAACTGGCCGCACAGCTGAACGAACTGGGTGCGGTGTCCGGAAATGACCCGCCTAATCGGCCTCCACGAGCGCCTACTAATGGAcaag GCCCACCAGTGGAAAGAAATGCTCCAGAGCCGACATTCGACGACACGGACAGCGACTCTGATGCCGAAGAGAGCGGCGGCCGCGTGCGCAACGACGGCACTCTGCTCGCCAGCGATCCGCCTAAACCACT GCCGGGCCTGGGCGCGGTGTCGGAGCACGGCGGGGCCCCGGGCGCGGCGCCCACTCGCCCGCTACCGCCCACCCCGGACGACGACGACGCCCACGCAGACCGCACGCTCGTCATGAAACGA AGGGAAAACTCTGAAAACGATAAAAGGCAGTCAGACGTCGACGAGGCCGTTCTACTGAAAGATTGGGACTTCGCAAGATTTTTCCCATCAAAAAATAACGAGGGCAAAGAGGAAAAACGAGATAAAACCAAAGAGGCCGAACAAAAGCGGACGCAAATTCAAAACCAGTCGAGATTGGAAATGGAAGAGGCTTGGGCGAAATACAAGGCGATTGCCACACCACCGTCGCGTCACAAACAGTTATTTCAAAAACCCAGTGAGAAATCTACTCAAGATAAACTATCTGATatcttgaaatataaaaaggaacAAGATGCAGGGTTGAATTCTCCAAATAGATTTTTTAGGGGATTCAGGAGAGAGAACTCTGATTTTTTTCCACTACCTAGTACTCGACATTCTGCTATATTCTTTCCAAAACATGATAATCAAATTGGACCCAGCAAGCAACTAAGATCCAGTGGTTTTTTTAACAACTCTCGCAAACAGAGCGCAAAGCCGGCTGCGGGCGAACCTGTACTAaccgattttattaaaatgagtgacagCCTAAAAATGACAGCTCGTGGAGACGTGAagaagaatgaaaaaaaagttagTGACAAGAAAATAAACGATAAAAAGACTGCACCCACCAGTTCCATAGAAGCACTGAAAAGCGTTGCAGCTTTGATCCGACAAGATAGCGAGCAAAGCAACGGTCCGAGCCGCCAGAGCAGCGTCAACAGCGACTCTCCGGCGACTAGCATTTGTTTCACTAGCGGAGCCTCCTTCGAGAAGGCGGGCACGCCGGACCTCACCGCTAACACACTTGAAAATAACATCCAAATGGCAGCCTCCGCCGACGCAGCCATCATGATGCGGCCTCGCAGAGAAAAGACTGAATCTGATATAGTATTTCGAAGAAATTCCCTTTATACTCGACATACAGAACTGATGTCAAGTGGGCAGGAAGCGGTACTCGCACAAGATCAG GGTCGGTCAAGCGGCGCTAACGACGGGAGCGGCGCCCGTACCAGTTCAGTTCTCCCAGACCTGCTCAGCCAGGCCGGCCAGCCCACCACGCCGCCGCGACACGACAAGTCTACCAGCGAAGAG TATAGGCAAGCGATTGCTGGCGGGACGCCTTTACCGCACCACCACCACCCTCTCCCATCCTCGGTACAGTCCACCCCGTCGAAGTCGTTCGTGGCGAGTGTGGCGTCCCCTCAGAGCTTACAGCATTCCCCCTCAAACTCGTCAGTGGGTTCCCAACAATTCCTTCCGTTGCAACAGAAACAGCGTTCGTTCCTGGCGTTCGGATTCGGCGCGGGAACTACGGGCAGCAGCGGCACAGGAGGCTCGGGCAACGCGTCGCGACGAGAGAGTCACGTCAACGTAAATGTAACACCTTCCGGACACGACTTGTCGTCCGACACGCCGGAGATACGCAAATACAAGAAGCGATTCAATTCGGAGATACTGTGCGCCGCATTGTGGG GGGTCAATTTGCTGATTGGCACTGAAAATGGTTTGATGCTCCTGGACCGCTCAGGGCAGGGCAAAGTTTATCAGTTGATCTCACGACGCCGTTTCCAACAAATGGAAGTGTTAGAAGGACAAAATATTCTCGTAACAGTTTCTGGGAAGAAAAATAGAGTTCGCGTGTATTATTTAAGCTGGCTTAAGTCAAAGATTCTTCGCACTGATGGGCTgagtgat CAAGCGGAAAGGAGAAATGGTTGGATAAACGTGGGTGAACTGCAAGGCGCAGTCCACTTCCGAATCGTGAAATACGAAAGGATCAAGTTCCTAGTAATCGCTCTGAAGGATTCTATTGAGATATATGCATGGGCACCGAAACCATATCACAAATTCATGGCCTTCAAAAATTTCGGAGTGTTGCAACATAG gccACTATTAGTAGATCTTACGATTGAAGAAGGAACAAGACTGAAAGTAATTTATGGCTCAGCAGATGGCTTCCATGCTATTGACTTGGATACTACTGCTGTCTATGACATTTATATTCCAAAGCAT AACCAGGGGCCTATAATTCCTCATTGTATTGTACCGCTTCCGAATTCTAATGGCGTGCAGTTGCTTCTATGTTATGATAATGAAGGAGTGTATGTGAACACCAATGGCCGCGTCAGTAAAAACATTGTTCTTCag tggGGAGAAATGCCGACATCAGTAGCTTATATTGGCACTGGACAAATCATGGGTTGGGGCAACAAAGCTATTGAAATCAGATCTGTGGAAAGTGGGCATTTGGATGGTGTTTTCATGCACAAAAAAGCACAACGACTTAAGTTTTTGTGTGAACGCAATGACAAGGTATTCTTTTCATCCGCTAAAGGAGGCTCTTCTTGTCAGATTTACTTCATGACGCTCAACAAACCTGGTATGGCCAACTGGTAG
- the LOC106138695 gene encoding serine/threonine-protein kinase mig-15 isoform X5, with amino-acid sequence MAHQLAPSVNCSLDDIDLSALKDPAGIFELIEVVGNGTYGQVYKGRHTKTGQLAAIKVMDVTQDEEEEIKLEINVLKKYSNHRNIATYYGAFIKKSPPGKDDQLWLVMEYCGAGSVTDLVKSTKGQSLKEEWISYICREILRGLSYLHTNKVIHRDIKGQNVLLTDNAEVKLVDFGVSAQLDRTIGRRNTFIGTPYWMAPEVIACDENPDATYDNRSDLWSLGITALEMAESQPPLCDLHPMRALFLIPRNAPPRLKAKKWTKKFHSFIETVLVKDYHQRPYTEQLLKHPFIRDQPTERQVRIQLKDHIDRCKKRKQDNSVREDYKYSGSEGEEEENAVAGEPSSIVHNAAAHQGGDTLRRNFQQIQECSRAPADAQPQPPPKRNSKREEREEIPEPGPPARPSIPQRLIVVPDPQVQQPNRYRPLPPTPKSSGSSNSSGSNNGTPPASGPQPPQRGSHMFKPMLPPRKPEDLDKLAAQLNELGAVSGNDPPNRPPRAPTNGQGPPVERNAPEPTFDDTDSDSDAEESGGRVRNDGTLLASDPPKPLPGLGAVSEHGGAPGAAPTRPLPPTPDDDDAHADRTLVMKRGRSSGANDGSGARTSSVLPDLLSQAGQPTTPPRHDKSTSEEYRQAIAGGTPLPHHHHPLPSSVQSTPSKSFVASVASPQSLQHSPSNSSVGSQQFLPLQQKQRSFLAFGFGAGTTGSSGTGGSGNASRRESHVNVNVTPSGHDLSSDTPEIRKYKKRFNSEILCAALWGVNLLIGTENGLMLLDRSGQGKVYQLISRRRFQQMEVLEGQNILVTVSGKKNRVRVYYLSWLKSKILRTDGLSDQAERRNGWINVGELQGAVHFRIVKYERIKFLVIALKDSIEIYAWAPKPYHKFMAFKNFGVLQHRPLLVDLTIEEGTRLKVIYGSADGFHAIDLDTTAVYDIYIPKHNQGPIIPHCIVPLPNSNGVQLLLCYDNEGVYVNTNGRVSKNIVLQWGEMPTSVAYIGTGQIMGWGNKAIEIRSVESGHLDGVFMHKKAQRLKFLCERNDKVFFSSAKGGSSCQIYFMTLNKPGMANW; translated from the exons ATGGCGCATCAGCTAGCACCGTCTGTAAATTGTTCACTAGACGACATTGACCTCAGCGCTCTAAAG GATCCTGCTGGAATATTTGAACTGATAGAAGTAGTAGGAAATGGAACATATGGACAAGTTTACAAG GGTCGTCACACAAAAACAGGCCAGCTTGCGGCAATTAAGGTTATGGATGTCACACAAGATGAAGAGGAAGAGATCAAACTTGAAATAAATGTCCTGAAGAAGTACTCTAATCATCGTAATATTGCCACATATTATGGTGCATTTATTAAGAAGAGTCCGCCTGGAAAAGACGATCAACTCTGGTTGGTCATGGAATATTGTGGGGCTG gatCCGTAACTGATTTGGTTAAATCAACAAAGGGTCAGTCATTGAAAGAAGAATGGATATCATACATATGCAGAGAAATACTAAGGGGCCTCAGTTATTTACACACCAACAAAGTTATACACAGAGATATTAAAGGGCAAAATGTGTTGCTCACAGATAATGCTGAAGTTAAACTTG TGGACTTTGGTGTTTCGGCACAACTGGATAGAACCATTGGAAGGAGAAACACATTTATAGGTACCCCATACTGGATGGCACCTGAAGTGATAGCTTGTGATGAAAACCCCGATGCGACTTATGACAATAGATCTGACCTGTGGTCGCTGGGCATCACTGCACTTGAAATGGCCGAGAGTCAACCTCCTCTCTGTGATCTTCACCCCATGAGAGCACTCTTTCTCATTCCCag AAATGCACCGCCTCGTTTAAAGGCAAAGAAGTGGACTAAAAAATTCCACAGTTTCATTGAAACAGTTCTTGTAAAAGACTATCACCAACGTCCGTACACTGAACAGTTGCTGAAACATCCATTCATaag AGATCAGCCTACAGAACGCCAAGTGAGAATTCAGCTAAAGGATCATATAGACAGGTGTAAGAAGAGAAAGCAGGACAATTCAGTTCGAGAAGACTACAAGTATTCTGGATCTGAGGGAGAAGAAGAGGAGAATGCAGTGGCCGGAGAACCATCGTCTATCGTACACAACGCGGCCGCGCACCAGGGCGGGGACACGCTCCGTCGAAACTTCCAACAAATACAGGAATGCAG CAGAGCTCCAGCCGATGCTCAGCCGCAGCCACCACCGAAACGAAACAGTAAACGTGAGGAGCGTGAAGAAATACCAG AACCTGGCCCGCCAGCAAGGCCATCGATACCACAAAGACTGATTGTTGTACCGGACCCACAGGTGCAACAGCCTAATAGATACag ACCCCTGCCTCCGACGCCCAAGTCATCGGGCTCTTCCAACAGCTCGGGCTCAAACAACGGCACGCCCCCAGCCAGCGGGCCACAGCCCCCGCAACGTGGATCTCATATGTTCAAACCAATG CTTCCACCACGAAAGCCAGAG GATTTGGATAAACTGGCCGCACAGCTGAACGAACTGGGTGCGGTGTCCGGAAATGACCCGCCTAATCGGCCTCCACGAGCGCCTACTAATGGAcaag GCCCACCAGTGGAAAGAAATGCTCCAGAGCCGACATTCGACGACACGGACAGCGACTCTGATGCCGAAGAGAGCGGCGGCCGCGTGCGCAACGACGGCACTCTGCTCGCCAGCGATCCGCCTAAACCACT GCCGGGCCTGGGCGCGGTGTCGGAGCACGGCGGGGCCCCGGGCGCGGCGCCCACTCGCCCGCTACCGCCCACCCCGGACGACGACGACGCCCACGCAGACCGCACGCTCGTCATGAAACGA GGTCGGTCAAGCGGCGCTAACGACGGGAGCGGCGCCCGTACCAGTTCAGTTCTCCCAGACCTGCTCAGCCAGGCCGGCCAGCCCACCACGCCGCCGCGACACGACAAGTCTACCAGCGAAGAG TATAGGCAAGCGATTGCTGGCGGGACGCCTTTACCGCACCACCACCACCCTCTCCCATCCTCGGTACAGTCCACCCCGTCGAAGTCGTTCGTGGCGAGTGTGGCGTCCCCTCAGAGCTTACAGCATTCCCCCTCAAACTCGTCAGTGGGTTCCCAACAATTCCTTCCGTTGCAACAGAAACAGCGTTCGTTCCTGGCGTTCGGATTCGGCGCGGGAACTACGGGCAGCAGCGGCACAGGAGGCTCGGGCAACGCGTCGCGACGAGAGAGTCACGTCAACGTAAATGTAACACCTTCCGGACACGACTTGTCGTCCGACACGCCGGAGATACGCAAATACAAGAAGCGATTCAATTCGGAGATACTGTGCGCCGCATTGTGGG GGGTCAATTTGCTGATTGGCACTGAAAATGGTTTGATGCTCCTGGACCGCTCAGGGCAGGGCAAAGTTTATCAGTTGATCTCACGACGCCGTTTCCAACAAATGGAAGTGTTAGAAGGACAAAATATTCTCGTAACAGTTTCTGGGAAGAAAAATAGAGTTCGCGTGTATTATTTAAGCTGGCTTAAGTCAAAGATTCTTCGCACTGATGGGCTgagtgat CAAGCGGAAAGGAGAAATGGTTGGATAAACGTGGGTGAACTGCAAGGCGCAGTCCACTTCCGAATCGTGAAATACGAAAGGATCAAGTTCCTAGTAATCGCTCTGAAGGATTCTATTGAGATATATGCATGGGCACCGAAACCATATCACAAATTCATGGCCTTCAAAAATTTCGGAGTGTTGCAACATAG gccACTATTAGTAGATCTTACGATTGAAGAAGGAACAAGACTGAAAGTAATTTATGGCTCAGCAGATGGCTTCCATGCTATTGACTTGGATACTACTGCTGTCTATGACATTTATATTCCAAAGCAT AACCAGGGGCCTATAATTCCTCATTGTATTGTACCGCTTCCGAATTCTAATGGCGTGCAGTTGCTTCTATGTTATGATAATGAAGGAGTGTATGTGAACACCAATGGCCGCGTCAGTAAAAACATTGTTCTTCag tggGGAGAAATGCCGACATCAGTAGCTTATATTGGCACTGGACAAATCATGGGTTGGGGCAACAAAGCTATTGAAATCAGATCTGTGGAAAGTGGGCATTTGGATGGTGTTTTCATGCACAAAAAAGCACAACGACTTAAGTTTTTGTGTGAACGCAATGACAAGGTATTCTTTTCATCCGCTAAAGGAGGCTCTTCTTGTCAGATTTACTTCATGACGCTCAACAAACCTGGTATGGCCAACTGGTAG